A genome region from Nocardia sp. NBC_00565 includes the following:
- a CDS encoding sulfotransferase family protein, whose product MSVGLTPSIVRECTADKYTKGFEVFEEWQLRRYNRESYLGHPLRSVQLGMRYLTLPHYFGRVPPVRLWLRRFGGPRVLPDFACVGALKSGTTDLASYLMQHPSILAPLTKEIGHGCPQFWGPFFPTQRQKAEVARCTGQALAGYFDPLLHDLPLIDNYSAARPDAKIVMMLRDPVDRAYSHYKWDLFLSNKDGLRAVPYGQTFADYIGYALDMFPAPPPPTTLPAMPVLGTGVYVNAVARWLKAFGKDNVYILSAEDFFADISKSVCGIHEFLGLPAVEPVRHDVLNRNPLEVPEPDADSVARLREFYRPWNEQLFEVIERDLGWNDRFILEEDMCG is encoded by the coding sequence ATGTCAGTAGGGCTGACGCCGTCGATCGTACGAGAGTGTACCGCCGACAAGTACACGAAGGGGTTCGAAGTATTCGAAGAATGGCAACTACGCCGTTACAACCGGGAGAGTTACCTCGGGCATCCGCTGCGCTCGGTGCAGCTGGGAATGCGCTATCTGACGCTCCCGCATTATTTCGGCAGAGTGCCACCGGTTCGACTGTGGTTGCGGCGCTTCGGCGGGCCGCGCGTTCTACCGGATTTCGCCTGTGTCGGCGCGTTGAAGAGCGGCACCACCGATCTGGCCAGCTATCTCATGCAGCATCCGAGCATCCTGGCGCCGCTCACCAAGGAGATCGGGCACGGCTGCCCGCAATTCTGGGGGCCGTTCTTCCCGACGCAGCGGCAGAAGGCCGAGGTGGCTCGATGTACCGGCCAGGCGCTGGCGGGCTATTTCGATCCACTGCTGCACGATCTTCCGTTGATCGACAACTACAGTGCGGCCCGGCCCGACGCCAAGATCGTGATGATGTTGCGCGATCCGGTGGATCGTGCCTACTCGCATTACAAATGGGATCTGTTCCTCAGTAACAAGGACGGCCTGCGCGCCGTGCCGTACGGCCAGACCTTTGCCGACTACATCGGCTACGCGCTGGACATGTTCCCCGCCCCGCCGCCGCCGACCACGCTGCCCGCCATGCCGGTGCTCGGCACCGGCGTCTACGTGAATGCGGTGGCCCGCTGGCTGAAGGCCTTCGGCAAGGACAACGTTTATATCCTCTCCGCCGAGGACTTCTTCGCCGATATCTCGAAGTCGGTGTGCGGCATCCACGAATTCCTCGGTCTGCCCGCCGTCGAGCCGGTCCGCCATGACGTGCTGAACCGCAATCCGCTCGAAGTCCCGGAACCGGACGCCGATTCGGTGGCGCGGCTGCGCGAGTTCTACCGACCGTGGAACGAGCAGCTGTTCGAGGTCATCGAGCGCGACCTCGGCTGGAACGACCGATTCATCCTGGAGGAGGACATGTGCGGCTAG
- a CDS encoding ABC transporter ATP-binding protein produces the protein MTVELAPLPAAETGNRPPKAVLKARKQQEALARKEILAPVQRTLTLASIVVAIASVCTVVPFVLIVAACRELLEDQADTDLVWRLLLAAVIVLVVRGLLQAAALTWSHLVDAGYQLTVRRLLAAKLTKVPLGWFGEHASGEVKKYLQDDVEALHYLIAHARLEFVGALVAPLVTLGYLFTVDWRLTLVLLITLLAYAIVLKNMMNQESQDRLAIYTRRERRVQEATIEFVDGIQVVRAFGQAGKAHSEFQEAADEQARSLDRWKTPMIRLQSASDILVSPVFVMLVIVLAGLAAVGLDWLAPVDVLPFLLVGLGVGAALLGLGYSSQALRAAGEAAVLLYELRQTPELSSGSGTSVAPQGTAEAGLVRFESVGFGYRDDHQVLRDIDLELRPGTITALVGPSGSGKSTLAKLLPRFYDVGSGRITIAGRDIRDYATDELYRTVGFVFQDVRLIRGSIRENLRLAKQDADDSTLETAARAAQIHDRIMALPRGYDSEIGVDASLSGGEAQRLSIARALLADTPVLVLDEATAFADPESEAAVQDALAVLVAGRTVLVIAHRLHTITGVDRILVLENGALVEQGDHQTLRDAGGTYQRLWEINEAALSDVALVEREEAR, from the coding sequence ATGACGGTGGAACTCGCGCCGCTGCCGGCGGCGGAGACAGGGAACCGGCCACCGAAGGCGGTGCTGAAGGCACGCAAGCAGCAGGAAGCCCTGGCGCGCAAGGAAATCCTCGCGCCGGTGCAGCGAACACTGACGCTCGCGAGCATCGTCGTGGCTATCGCGTCGGTGTGTACTGTCGTCCCCTTCGTGCTGATCGTGGCGGCCTGTCGGGAACTGCTCGAAGACCAGGCGGATACCGATCTGGTGTGGCGGCTACTGCTGGCCGCGGTGATCGTGCTCGTGGTGCGCGGCCTGCTGCAGGCGGCGGCGCTCACCTGGTCGCATCTGGTCGATGCCGGTTATCAGCTGACGGTGCGCCGACTGCTCGCCGCGAAACTGACCAAGGTGCCGCTCGGTTGGTTCGGTGAGCATGCCTCCGGCGAGGTGAAGAAGTATCTGCAGGACGATGTCGAGGCGCTGCACTATCTGATCGCGCACGCGCGGCTCGAATTCGTCGGCGCGCTGGTCGCGCCGCTGGTCACCCTCGGCTACCTGTTCACGGTCGACTGGCGGCTCACCCTGGTGCTGCTGATAACGCTGCTGGCCTACGCGATCGTGTTGAAGAACATGATGAATCAGGAAAGCCAGGACCGCCTCGCCATCTATACCCGCCGGGAACGGCGGGTCCAGGAGGCGACCATCGAGTTCGTCGACGGCATCCAAGTCGTGCGCGCGTTCGGTCAGGCGGGCAAGGCGCACAGCGAGTTCCAGGAAGCGGCGGATGAGCAGGCGCGCAGCCTGGACCGCTGGAAGACGCCGATGATCCGGTTGCAGTCGGCCTCCGACATCCTGGTCTCGCCGGTGTTCGTGATGCTCGTCATCGTGCTGGCGGGTCTGGCCGCGGTGGGGCTGGACTGGCTGGCGCCGGTGGACGTGCTGCCATTCCTGCTGGTCGGCCTCGGCGTCGGTGCCGCGCTGCTCGGCCTCGGCTACAGCAGCCAGGCGTTACGTGCGGCGGGCGAGGCGGCGGTGCTGCTGTACGAATTGCGGCAGACACCCGAATTGAGTTCCGGCTCGGGCACTTCGGTGGCGCCGCAGGGCACGGCCGAGGCCGGACTCGTTCGCTTCGAGTCGGTCGGCTTCGGCTACCGCGACGATCATCAGGTGCTGCGCGATATCGACCTCGAATTGCGGCCGGGCACCATCACCGCGCTGGTCGGCCCGAGCGGTTCGGGCAAGTCGACGCTCGCCAAGCTGCTCCCGCGCTTCTACGATGTCGGCTCCGGCCGAATCACCATCGCGGGACGCGACATTCGCGACTACGCCACCGACGAGCTGTATCGCACGGTCGGTTTCGTATTCCAGGATGTGCGGCTGATCCGCGGTTCCATTCGCGAGAATCTGCGATTGGCCAAGCAGGATGCCGACGACAGCACGCTGGAAACCGCCGCACGCGCCGCGCAGATCCACGACCGGATCATGGCGTTGCCGCGCGGCTACGACTCCGAGATAGGCGTCGATGCCAGCTTGTCCGGTGGTGAGGCGCAACGGCTTTCGATCGCCCGTGCGCTGTTGGCGGACACCCCGGTGCTCGTACTGGACGAGGCGACAGCCTTTGCCGATCCGGAGTCGGAGGCAGCGGTGCAGGATGCGCTGGCCGTCCTGGTCGCCGGGCGGACGGTGCTGGTCATCGCGCATCGCCTGCACACCATCACGGGGGTCGACCGAATTCTGGTGCTGGAGAACGGAGCCCTGGTCGAGCAGGGTGACCATCAGACCCTGCGGGATGCGGGCGGCACCTATCAACGGCTCTGGGAGATCAACGAGGCGGCGCTGAGTGATGTCGCGCTGGTGGAACGTGAGGAGGCGCGATGA